One Flavobacteriales bacterium DNA segment encodes these proteins:
- a CDS encoding fibrobacter succinogenes major paralogous domain-containing protein has protein sequence MLRILTALLGTILIIPLNFIAQNNVGIGTSHPNPQAILDIESTDKGVLISRLTTTARNTLGTALTNAEDGMLVYDKDLTTFFYWDGPNLQWVQVGSGTGDNWGTQVVQTAGANISGDGTVGNPLTVTDNDNDPNNEIELPATANNGEVLTWNGTNWIPQAAPSGADNWGTAVVNSNGTNISGDGTTANPLTVTEVDGDITNEIQDLSLNTATNILSITNNSNASNIDLTPYLDNTDAQTLSLTGNTLTISNGNNVTLTDNVNDADADPSNEIELPTGGNNGQVLSTNGSGEYTWVDDDAGTDNQNINGSSLNGTTLTIGIERGSSETVNLSPLQDNLGNHTATQNINLTTNKLVGNGGNTGISIQNDGHTKIENLPQYSLATDRKHVVADNSGNLHSVSFIELRCALGIPTEVSDVMNPTTGRTWMDRNLGASRIAITRTDELAYGDLYQWGRDSDGHHCRNSSSTNTNSSTSNPSHGDFVIETTTPFDWRVPQNNNLWQGVNGINNPCPKGYRLPTATELNEERLSWSGGNNSVGAFGSPLKFTTAGYRDPSNGAINYIGNIGYYWSSTITGLSSRCLSIYNTSAGIDTYNRATGFSVRCIKN, from the coding sequence ATGCTACGTATTTTAACCGCTCTCTTAGGAACTATTTTAATTATCCCACTTAATTTTATTGCTCAAAACAATGTAGGAATAGGAACATCCCATCCTAATCCTCAAGCTATTTTGGATATTGAATCTACCGATAAAGGCGTTTTAATCTCTAGGTTAACAACTACAGCTCGAAATACTTTAGGTACTGCGTTAACCAATGCCGAAGATGGAATGTTAGTTTATGATAAAGACTTAACAACTTTTTTCTATTGGGACGGGCCTAATTTACAATGGGTTCAAGTGGGAAGTGGCACGGGTGATAACTGGGGGACACAAGTCGTACAAACTGCTGGAGCAAATATCTCTGGTGATGGTACTGTCGGAAATCCATTGACAGTGACTGATAATGACAATGATCCCAACAATGAAATTGAATTACCAGCTACTGCTAACAATGGTGAAGTTTTAACTTGGAATGGAACCAACTGGATTCCTCAAGCTGCGCCATCTGGTGCTGACAATTGGGGAACAGCTGTCGTCAATAGTAATGGGACAAATATTTCTGGAGATGGAACAACTGCCAATCCTTTAACAGTTACAGAAGTAGACGGTGATATCACCAACGAGATTCAAGACTTATCGTTGAATACAGCTACCAATATTTTATCTATCACCAATAATAGTAATGCCAGTAACATTGATTTAACACCTTACTTGGATAATACCGACGCCCAAACGCTTTCGCTTACTGGAAATACATTAACCATTAGTAATGGAAATAATGTAACGCTTACTGACAATGTTAATGATGCAGACGCTGATCCTAGTAATGAAATAGAGTTACCTACAGGCGGAAACAACGGACAAGTTTTATCGACCAATGGAAGTGGGGAATACACTTGGGTTGATGATGATGCTGGGACAGATAATCAAAATATTAATGGGAGCAGTCTAAATGGCACTACATTAACGATAGGCATAGAAAGAGGAAGCAGTGAAACCGTCAATTTAAGTCCATTACAAGACAACTTAGGAAATCATACTGCAACACAGAATATTAATTTAACAACCAATAAGTTAGTAGGAAATGGCGGCAATACCGGAATTTCAATTCAAAATGATGGTCATACTAAAATAGAAAATCTACCACAATACAGCTTAGCAACTGACCGTAAGCATGTAGTTGCTGATAATTCCGGAAACTTACACAGTGTTTCATTTATAGAATTACGTTGTGCATTGGGAATACCTACCGAAGTTAGTGATGTAATGAATCCTACAACTGGGAGGACATGGATGGATCGTAATTTAGGTGCAAGTAGAATTGCGATCACCAGAACTGATGAATTAGCTTATGGTGACTTGTATCAGTGGGGTAGAGATTCAGATGGTCATCATTGTCGGAATAGCTCTTCAACAAACACCAATTCAAGTACGAGCAATCCTAGTCATGGAGACTTTGTAATCGAGACAACTACTCCATTTGATTGGAGAGTTCCTCAAAATAATAATTTATGGCAGGGAGTCAATGGTATCAACAACCCTTGCCCAAAAGGTTATCGCCTCCCCACAGCTACGGAATTAAATGAAGAGCGCTTAAGTTGGTCTGGCGGGAATAACAGTGTAGGTGCATTTGGTTCTCCATTAAAATTCACAACAGCAGGTTATCGCGACCCTAGCAATGGAGCGATTAATTACATTGGAAATATTGGTTACTATTGGTCGAGTACAATCACTGGTTTAAGTAGTCGATGTCTATCTATTTATAATACTTCAGCTGGGATTGACACCTACAATCGTGCAACAGGTTT